One genomic region from Spirosoma sp. KCTC 42546 encodes:
- a CDS encoding putative Ig domain-containing protein: MTPLLQLTHCTILRVHSLLITLLCVGLLAQGKPIGSSTPMIDAITDSTTVDSIRAGYTDLSGGTDRLLRDGWLTSDGPKVMHPAGAASFEIVHNGVKKISETKARLEAAPLSTLDYQPLMDLYTSTNGPNWTNHTGWGNGTDPCTGNGGQPWFGLTCDNGRVNEVSLTSNNLVGSLPASLSGLTGLTVLRINQNSQLGGSIPTGLINLTVLTDIELDNNALTGSIPTDLTTLTNLRYLYLHHNQLTGSIPANLPTNLQYLELQHNQLTGSLPANLFAMTSIQYIILSANQLTGTIPGNLSALTSLLNFNVSENQLTGNIPTSLPTSLQGFELQDNQLTGSIPTNLPKNIERLNLNDNRLTGSIPTNLNTLTKLIEINLYNNQLTGGIPTNLPTSLQSIDLNKNQLTGNIPASLGALPNLKALNLSTNQLSGCFPASLTALCGEGHTIYLSNNPGLPGEGDFNTFCNTGVGSDGFLAQASADQAEVCVQSVVSLSANGGSGYTYNWISPAGAMLSSSSDQTVSATLTTSGVKTFTVVISSGQSCSSTATLRITANSLPTARLESNGILTCADPSVRLTATGGTSYTFVNSSGEVLAESGNILTVTTPGTYSVRVGNANGCVSTTSTTVLGDTDPPTATILAPASSTITCTTTSLSLTATGGGTYRWDNNTTSAIRTVTAAGSYSVTVRAPNGCTAVATQVIMGNTDPPTATILTPASSTITCTTTSLSLTATGGGTYRWDNNTTNAIRTVTASGTYSVSVIAPNGCISVATQVIMGNTATVSVSNPSTTTANQGTFFSQTFLASGGLTPRSFSLASGSLPDGLSLSTTGVLSGTPTQGGSFTITVRATDANGCSGIGASYVMTVASNTPIITDFAAVNTSMCVGSPFTFTATIGNVTGNYNYTLTNGINLPSMGVKSGTAFSLNVTPSGSGNQSYTLVISDNGQAASAIANITVSPFPVPSLSNNGPVSCTMTTVTLTASGGTSYTFATGGGVVVGTPGSSNTANVTTAGGYTVRVANATGCVSTTTTTVGTIVATVTVDNPTTANGVKNAAFSQDFSAQGGTSPRRFSVASGSLPTGLNLSTTGILSGTPTQSGSFPITVRATDVNGCPGVGATYILTIVDNTPIIAGFAAVNDAVCAGSPITFTATISNVTGAYSYTLTNGISTPTTGTKTSASFSQTLTSAGSGSQSFRLIISDNNQSASATTDIMVNALPTPGLTNNGPISCTLPAVTLTASGGNSYTFTTSGSTMIGTPGAANTVDVGTSGTYTVRVANASGCVSTTTTTVTGSIPTITVTNPTTRSGIVNVAFSQNFAASGGATPRSFSVASGSLPDGLSLSTTGNLSGTPTEGGSFTIAVGATDANGCSGVGAAYVLTITDNTPTIADFAAVNNAVCVGSPVTFTATISNVTGTYSYTLTNGVNTPTTGTKTSASFSQNLTSSGSGNQSFTLIISDNGQLSSATTNITVSSFPVASLINNGPISCTLPAVTLTASGGDSYTFTNGGTVLGTPGSTNTIEVTTAGTYTVRVANASGCVSTTTTTVTGAIATVSVNNPTVTTATQGSAFSQAFTASGGTSPRSFSVASGNLPDGLSLSTTGVLSGTPTESGSFTITVRVTDANGCSGVGANYILTITDNTPTIADFGTVNTSVCVGSPITFTATVGNVSGSYNYTLTNGIGTPTTGLKTGAAFSQDLTSSESGSQSFTLLVRNNGQLASATTDVTVNSLPIPSLTNNGPISCTLPAVTLTASGGDSYTFTNGSGTILPGTGNTQSITTAGTYSVTVANASGCVSSTSTTVISNVVVPALSVSPTSATLTNANPTATLTASGTGSFLWSTGQTSPMISVTTSGNYSVTLTNATGCTATASVPVVGSDLTITLDLPQANFAASGTAAVGNFVVNVFEVAGLPTSSGKVTITITAPVGYTISFAPTLASINVSGGGTVAVNNGQWSVTNTLAARQLTLTMNSGTFITGGGESSLGFSITRTTANSGSTASITVNVADDLTMTYDGNLSNNVYARIINGL, encoded by the coding sequence ATGACCCCTCTTTTACAGCTCACTCATTGTACCATTTTGCGAGTGCATAGCCTGCTAATTACGCTGCTCTGCGTCGGCCTGCTCGCTCAGGGAAAACCCATCGGTTCTAGTACACCCATGATCGATGCTATTACCGATTCAACAACTGTCGATAGCATACGGGCCGGATATACGGATTTAAGTGGAGGAACTGACCGGCTTTTACGTGATGGCTGGCTGACCAGCGATGGGCCGAAAGTTATGCATCCAGCCGGAGCAGCCTCGTTCGAGATAGTTCACAATGGGGTAAAGAAAATTAGTGAGACTAAGGCCCGTTTAGAAGCTGCCCCCCTCTCAACGCTTGATTACCAGCCGTTGATGGATCTGTATACTAGCACGAATGGACCAAACTGGACCAACCATACAGGTTGGGGCAACGGTACTGACCCCTGCACGGGTAATGGTGGGCAACCGTGGTTTGGTCTAACCTGCGATAATGGACGAGTTAATGAAGTCTCTTTAACTAGTAACAACCTGGTAGGTAGTCTTCCCGCTAGTCTGAGTGGGCTCACAGGTTTAACAGTGCTTCGAATTAACCAGAATTCACAGTTGGGTGGCAGCATTCCTACTGGATTGATCAATTTAACCGTCCTGACTGACATCGAACTGGATAACAATGCCTTGACGGGTTCGATTCCTACCGATCTAACTACACTGACCAACCTGCGCTATCTTTATTTACATCATAATCAGTTAACAGGTAGTATTCCTGCTAATCTGCCTACAAATCTGCAATACCTTGAATTACAGCACAATCAGCTAACGGGTAGCCTTCCTGCTAACTTGTTTGCCATGACCAGTATTCAGTATATTATTCTAAGTGCTAATCAGTTAACAGGTACTATCCCAGGTAACCTGAGTGCTTTGACCAGCCTGCTAAACTTTAATGTAAGTGAGAATCAGCTGACAGGGAACATTCCCACGAGCCTACCGACGAGCCTGCAAGGATTTGAGTTACAGGATAATCAGTTAACCGGTAGCATTCCGACTAATCTGCCTAAGAACATAGAAAGACTTAATTTAAATGATAACCGGTTAACGGGTAGTATACCGACCAACCTGAATACGCTAACCAAACTGATAGAGATTAATTTATATAACAATCAGTTAACGGGTGGCATTCCAACGAATCTGCCTACGAGTCTGCAATCCATTGATTTAAATAAAAATCAGTTAACGGGTAACATTCCTGCTAGTCTGGGTGCTCTGCCCAATCTAAAGGCCCTTAATTTAAGCACTAATCAATTGAGTGGTTGCTTTCCGGCTTCATTAACAGCGCTTTGTGGAGAAGGACATACTATTTACTTAAGTAATAACCCAGGCCTGCCAGGAGAGGGCGACTTCAACACATTCTGTAATACGGGTGTTGGCAGTGACGGGTTTTTGGCCCAGGCTTCGGCTGATCAGGCTGAAGTCTGTGTCCAGAGCGTAGTCAGTTTAAGTGCTAACGGTGGAAGCGGCTACACGTACAACTGGATAAGCCCAGCCGGAGCCATGCTAAGCAGTAGTTCAGACCAGACCGTGTCGGCAACGCTGACCACTTCAGGCGTGAAAACCTTCACGGTGGTGATTAGTAGTGGGCAGAGTTGCAGCAGCACAGCTACGCTTAGGATAACAGCGAATAGCTTACCCACAGCTAGGTTAGAGAGCAATGGTATCCTGACCTGTGCCGATCCTAGTGTTCGATTGACAGCTACCGGCGGTACATCGTACACCTTTGTTAACAGTAGTGGTGAGGTTTTGGCCGAATCAGGCAACATCCTAACGGTAACTACCCCTGGTACGTATTCGGTTAGGGTCGGCAATGCCAATGGCTGTGTCAGTACCACCAGCACGACCGTCCTTGGCGACACAGATCCACCGACAGCTACTATTCTGGCTCCAGCCAGTAGCACAATAACCTGCACCACCACCAGCTTAAGCCTGACGGCCACCGGCGGAGGTACTTACCGGTGGGACAACAATACGACCAGTGCCATCCGAACCGTTACCGCAGCAGGTAGCTATTCCGTCACCGTTAGAGCTCCTAACGGCTGTACTGCAGTGGCCACACAGGTCATTATGGGCAACACAGATCCACCAACAGCTACCATTCTGACTCCAGCCAGCAGCACAATAACCTGCACCACCACCAGCCTAAGCCTGACGGCCACCGGCGGAGGTACTTACCGCTGGGACAATAATACGACGAATGCCATCCGGACCGTTACCGCATCAGGTACCTATTCGGTCTCGGTTATAGCTCCTAACGGCTGTATTTCAGTGGCCACACAGGTCATTATGGGCAACACGGCCACAGTGTCGGTGTCGAATCCTTCGACCACAACCGCTAACCAGGGCACGTTCTTTAGTCAGACCTTTCTGGCCAGTGGTGGGCTGACCCCTCGTAGTTTCAGCTTAGCTAGCGGCAGTTTGCCGGATGGTTTAAGTCTGTCTACTACAGGAGTGTTGTCGGGGACACCCACACAAGGGGGGAGTTTTACCATTACGGTACGAGCTACAGATGCCAATGGGTGTTCGGGCATTGGAGCATCTTATGTTATGACCGTTGCAAGTAACACACCTATCATTACCGATTTTGCAGCAGTGAATACGAGTATGTGTGTGGGTAGCCCCTTCACCTTCACGGCTACAATTGGCAACGTAACAGGCAACTACAACTACACGCTCACGAATGGCATCAACCTCCCCTCGATGGGTGTAAAAAGTGGTACTGCTTTCAGTTTGAATGTAACTCCTTCTGGATCGGGAAATCAAAGCTACACATTGGTTATCAGCGACAACGGTCAGGCGGCATCAGCAATTGCCAACATAACTGTAAGTCCATTTCCGGTTCCTAGTCTGAGCAATAATGGACCCGTCAGTTGCACCATGACTACCGTAACCCTGACGGCTTCGGGCGGCACCTCCTATACATTCGCGACGGGTGGAGGAGTGGTAGTAGGAACGCCGGGTTCATCGAACACCGCGAATGTAACCACGGCAGGTGGCTATACAGTGCGAGTGGCCAATGCTACGGGCTGTGTGAGTACCACCACTACCACAGTGGGCACCATCGTTGCGACCGTCACTGTCGACAACCCAACTACGGCAAACGGAGTAAAGAATGCAGCGTTTAGTCAGGACTTCAGCGCACAGGGGGGCACTTCTCCCCGTAGGTTCAGTGTGGCCAGTGGTAGCTTGCCAACAGGACTAAACTTATCGACCACCGGTATCTTGTCGGGTACACCTACGCAAAGTGGTAGTTTCCCCATCACTGTACGAGCCACTGATGTCAATGGCTGTCCGGGTGTAGGTGCTACCTATATCTTGACGATTGTGGATAACACCCCAATTATTGCAGGCTTTGCGGCTGTTAACGATGCGGTTTGTGCGGGTAGCCCTATTACCTTCACGGCTACAATCAGCAATGTAACGGGGGCTTACAGCTACACACTCACCAACGGAATCAGCACCCCGACAACTGGTACCAAAACGAGTGCTTCCTTCAGCCAGACCCTAACTTCTGCGGGTTCAGGCAGCCAGAGCTTCAGGCTGATTATCAGCGACAACAACCAGTCGGCATCTGCCACTACTGATATAATGGTGAATGCATTGCCAACACCTGGCCTGACCAACAATGGGCCGATCAGCTGCACCCTGCCTGCGGTGACCTTAACTGCCTCGGGCGGCAACTCCTACACGTTCACCACGAGTGGTAGCACAATGATAGGCACGCCAGGGGCAGCTAACACAGTAGATGTGGGCACATCAGGCACCTATACGGTCAGAGTCGCTAATGCCAGTGGTTGTGTGAGTACCACCACCACCACCGTTACCGGATCAATACCCACTATCACCGTTACCAACCCGACCACAAGAAGTGGCATCGTGAATGTAGCATTTAGCCAGAACTTTGCTGCTTCAGGTGGGGCAACTCCCCGTAGCTTCAGCGTAGCCAGCGGTAGTTTGCCGGATGGCCTGAGTTTATCGACTACCGGTAACCTGTCGGGTACACCCACCGAAGGAGGTAGCTTCACGATTGCCGTGGGCGCTACCGATGCCAACGGATGCTCTGGAGTGGGCGCGGCTTATGTGCTGACGATTACAGACAACACGCCCACCATTGCCGATTTTGCCGCAGTGAACAACGCAGTTTGTGTGGGTAGTCCTGTCACCTTCACGGCTACAATCAGCAATGTAACAGGGACTTACAGCTACACACTCACCAACGGAGTCAACACCCCAACAACCGGCACCAAAACGAGTGCTTCCTTCAGTCAGAATCTAACTTCTTCTGGGTCGGGCAATCAGAGTTTTACGCTCATTATTAGTGATAATGGCCAGTTATCGTCAGCAACTACCAATATAACGGTGAGTTCATTTCCTGTGGCCAGCCTGATTAACAATGGTCCCATCAGTTGTACTTTGCCTGCGGTGACCTTAACCGCTTCGGGTGGTGACTCCTATACGTTTACCAACGGTGGAACTGTACTTGGTACACCAGGTTCAACGAACACAATAGAGGTGACTACCGCAGGTACCTATACGGTAAGAGTAGCCAATGCCAGTGGTTGTGTGAGTACCACTACCACAACAGTAACTGGCGCTATCGCTACGGTGTCGGTTAACAATCCCACCGTCACAACGGCCACTCAGGGGTCGGCTTTCAGTCAGGCTTTCACCGCCAGCGGTGGGACATCTCCCCGTAGTTTCAGTGTGGCCAGCGGTAACTTACCCGATGGGTTGAGTTTATCGACCACCGGCGTTTTATCGGGTACACCTACCGAGAGTGGTAGTTTTACCATCACCGTTCGAGTTACCGATGCCAATGGCTGTTCGGGTGTGGGAGCTAATTACATCCTGACCATTACAGACAACACACCCACCATTGCTGATTTTGGAACGGTGAACACCAGTGTATGCGTGGGTAGCCCTATTACCTTCACTGCTACGGTGGGTAATGTGTCGGGATCGTACAACTACACACTCACCAATGGGATTGGTACACCGACCACTGGGCTGAAAACCGGTGCGGCTTTCAGCCAGGATCTGACCTCTTCTGAGTCAGGCAGCCAGAGTTTTACCCTACTTGTCAGAAACAATGGTCAGTTGGCCTCTGCAACGACTGATGTAACCGTGAATTCATTACCGATACCCAGCCTAACTAACAATGGCCCCATCAGTTGCACGCTGCCTGCGGTGACCTTAACCGCTTCGGGTGGTGACTCCTATACGTTTACCAACGGTAGCGGGACGATATTGCCCGGCACCGGCAACACTCAGTCGATTACTACGGCTGGTACGTATTCTGTCACGGTGGCCAATGCCAGTGGTTGTGTGAGCAGCACCAGCACCACGGTTATCAGTAACGTCGTCGTGCCAGCTCTCAGCGTCAGCCCAACCAGTGCTACCCTAACCAACGCCAACCCGACCGCTACCCTGACTGCCAGCGGAACTGGCTCCTTCCTTTGGTCGACGGGCCAAACCTCGCCGATGATCTCGGTGACCACCAGTGGCAACTACTCGGTCACCCTGACCAATGCCACGGGATGTACAGCTACTGCCAGTGTGCCGGTGGTGGGTTCGGATTTGACCATTACGCTGGATTTACCTCAGGCCAACTTTGCTGCATCGGGTACAGCAGCAGTGGGCAACTTTGTGGTCAACGTCTTTGAGGTGGCGGGGTTGCCTACCTCATCGGGCAAAGTGACCATTACCATCACGGCACCAGTAGGCTACACCATCTCATTTGCACCGACCCTGGCCAGTATCAATGTGTCGGGGGGAGGCACAGTGGCGGTCAATAATGGGCAGTGGTCAGTCACCAATACACTAGCGGCTCGACAACTGACCCTGACGATGAACTCAGGGACCTTTATTACGGGAGGTGGCGAATCGAGTTTAGGGTTTAGTATCACCCGAACCACGGCTAACTCAGGCAGTACGGCCAGTATTACGGTCAATGTGGCCGATGATCTGACCATGACCTACGATGGCAATTTGTCCAATAACGTCTACGCCAGAATTATTAATGGGTTGTAA
- a CDS encoding RICIN domain-containing protein: MNSMFTYMPRLYAIGHSFFIGLLCLLGSLTTVLGLSLPTSVNTIGEVPKISDGTGLRPVLVSSATRAAANLSAPVSVSAVEANKCYRLVSRLSSKVLGVEGTAQSDGDKLTQQTDANKLTQGWRFIASGGDYYSIQVLSTQKGIQVANSSTADDALAEQWTYWGGGHQQWRLARNTEGYFTFTNRNSGKALTVRNASTAEGAPISQLTLGSGQQQQWSIEERSCTATAANQSPVAVATSTSLTGTSPLSVTFTGNKSYDPDGDPITYEWNFGDGSAFSTEANPVKVFTAKAGSQGVGLILNYTVQLTVIDSKGLRSPVQTFSVKLNNSNPTVKITNPINNAKYPLDKSTSYTLGATVTGSISSQLWQVKLRHNNREQLVKTTSGANPVIDISPVGCDGEDYYYVITVKVTDFNNLSGQDSVKIYPDCNSPKLTVTGLTATTLSSSSVRLNWTNPTLPFDKVLVVGRAGSGLTDIPLEPNYTANPSFTGNGSDLPGGGKVLYQGTSTSVVVTDLTAGQPYYFRVYAHAGNGWSGGVEVSATPVAVTANRPPVVVATTSPLTGSSPLSVTFTGDKSYDPDGDQLFYEWAFSDGTYLNVANPVKVFTTQTGQHGSGTITSYTAQLTVTDSKGQRSTSQVFNISLTNTAPTAKITNPVATTKYALDKSTSYTLAATITNAGSSNSILWRVKLRRGNSEQLVTTRSDINPVIDISPVGCDGVDTYYVITLNVTGIGGTTSAQDSVKIYPDCNSSKLTITGLTATTLSSSSVRLNWTNPTLPFDKVLVVGRAGSGLTDIPLEPNYTANPSFTGNGSDLPGGGKVLYQGTSTSVVVTDLTAGQPYYFRVYAHAGNGWSGGVEVSATPVAVTSSAPVSVSAVEANKCYRLVSRLSGKVLGVEGTAQSDGDKLTQQTDANKLTQGWRFIASGGDYYSIQVLSTQKGIQVANSSTADDALAEQWTYWGGGHQQWRLARNTEGYFTFTNRNSGKALTVRNASTAEGAPISQLTLGSGQQQQWSIEEKTCPTGARVGALETGVSFKLWPNPARDHVLIDLSPASGQPIGLQLNDLMGRTLEQTQLETAPIEPYRVNTSQLPDGLYLIRLTPAGQSPTTLRLLIQR, translated from the coding sequence ATGAACTCAATGTTTACCTACATGCCGAGGCTGTATGCCATTGGGCACAGCTTTTTTATTGGCCTCCTTTGTTTATTGGGAAGCCTGACCACTGTACTTGGCCTATCGCTACCAACGAGCGTCAACACGATTGGCGAGGTACCAAAAATTAGCGACGGAACTGGTTTACGACCCGTACTAGTCTCCTCGGCTACACGTGCAGCAGCTAACCTGTCGGCACCGGTCTCGGTTTCGGCGGTTGAGGCCAACAAGTGCTATCGACTCGTGTCCCGACTCAGCAGCAAAGTGCTGGGCGTGGAAGGAACCGCCCAGAGCGATGGCGACAAACTCACCCAGCAGACCGACGCCAACAAACTCACCCAGGGCTGGCGATTCATCGCTTCCGGCGGGGACTACTACAGCATCCAGGTGTTGTCTACCCAGAAAGGCATTCAGGTGGCCAATTCCTCGACGGCCGATGATGCCTTGGCGGAGCAATGGACGTATTGGGGCGGTGGGCATCAGCAGTGGCGGTTGGCGCGCAACACGGAGGGCTATTTCACCTTCACCAACCGCAATTCGGGCAAGGCCCTCACGGTTCGCAATGCCAGCACGGCTGAGGGAGCCCCCATCAGCCAGCTGACCCTGGGATCGGGACAACAGCAGCAGTGGAGTATTGAGGAGCGTAGTTGTACGGCCACTGCCGCCAATCAGTCGCCTGTAGCCGTGGCTACCTCCACTTCGCTAACAGGAACCTCGCCCCTGAGCGTGACCTTTACCGGCAACAAATCCTACGATCCCGACGGTGACCCCATTACCTACGAATGGAACTTTGGTGACGGCAGCGCTTTTTCCACCGAAGCGAACCCCGTGAAGGTATTCACGGCGAAGGCCGGGAGTCAGGGTGTTGGGTTGATTCTTAACTATACAGTTCAGTTGACGGTCATCGATAGTAAAGGGCTGCGGAGCCCGGTTCAGACATTTTCGGTCAAGCTCAACAATAGTAACCCAACGGTTAAGATCACCAACCCAATCAACAATGCTAAATATCCCCTCGACAAGTCCACCAGCTATACCCTGGGCGCTACGGTCACTGGCAGCATCAGTTCTCAACTCTGGCAGGTGAAGCTACGCCACAACAACCGCGAACAGCTTGTAAAAACCACGTCAGGAGCGAATCCGGTTATCGACATCTCGCCCGTAGGCTGCGACGGAGAAGACTATTATTACGTGATTACAGTGAAAGTGACGGATTTCAATAATCTTTCGGGCCAGGATTCAGTCAAGATTTACCCGGATTGTAACTCACCTAAATTGACCGTTACTGGCCTAACAGCGACTACGCTCAGTAGCAGCAGTGTGCGGCTCAACTGGACCAACCCTACCCTACCCTTCGACAAAGTGCTGGTGGTAGGCCGAGCGGGCTCAGGTCTTACGGACATTCCGCTCGAACCTAATTATACGGCCAATCCCAGCTTCACGGGTAACGGGTCTGACTTGCCGGGTGGCGGCAAGGTGCTCTATCAGGGTACGTCGACCTCGGTAGTGGTAACCGACCTGACGGCAGGGCAACCCTATTATTTCCGGGTGTATGCCCATGCAGGCAACGGCTGGTCGGGGGGCGTAGAAGTTAGTGCTACTCCGGTAGCAGTCACCGCCAACCGTCCTCCCGTTGTTGTTGCCACCACTTCCCCGTTAACGGGCAGTTCGCCCCTGAGCGTGACCTTCACCGGCGACAAATCCTATGACCCCGACGGCGATCAGCTTTTCTATGAGTGGGCGTTTAGTGATGGCACCTACTTGAACGTAGCCAATCCCGTGAAGGTGTTCACGACACAAACAGGGCAGCATGGATCAGGTACAATAACAAGTTATACCGCTCAGCTCACGGTAACCGATAGCAAAGGGCAACGAAGTACCAGCCAGGTATTCAACATTTCGCTCACCAATACCGCTCCAACGGCCAAAATCACCAATCCGGTCGCTACTACCAAGTATGCCCTTGATAAGAGTACCAGTTATACGCTGGCCGCTACTATTACAAATGCAGGCTCCAGCAATTCTATACTATGGCGAGTAAAACTGCGCCGGGGCAATAGCGAGCAACTGGTGACTACGCGGTCGGATATCAATCCTGTCATTGATATTTCGCCCGTAGGCTGCGATGGTGTGGATACCTATTACGTGATTACACTGAATGTGACAGGGATTGGCGGTACTACGTCGGCGCAGGATTCGGTCAAGATCTATCCCGACTGCAACTCATCCAAGCTTACTATTACCGGCCTGACAGCGACTACGCTCAGTAGCAGCAGTGTGCGGCTCAACTGGACCAACCCTACCCTACCCTTCGACAAAGTGCTGGTGGTAGGCCGAGCGGGCTCAGGTCTTACGGACATTCCGCTCGAACCTAATTATACGGCCAATCCCAGCTTCACGGGTAACGGGTCTGACTTGCCGGGTGGCGGCAAGGTGCTCTATCAGGGTACGTCGACCTCGGTAGTGGTAACCGACCTGACGGCAGGGCAACCCTATTATTTCCGGGTGTATGCCCATGCAGGCAACGGCTGGTCGGGAGGTGTAGAAGTTAGTGCTACTCCGGTAGCAGTCACGTCGTCGGCACCGGTCTCGGTTTCGGCGGTTGAGGCCAACAAGTGCTATCGACTCGTGTCCCGACTCAGCGGCAAAGTGCTGGGCGTGGAAGGAACCGCCCAGAGCGATGGCGACAAACTCACCCAGCAGACCGACGCCAACAAACTCACCCAGGGCTGGCGATTCATCGCTTCCGGCGGGGACTACTACAGCATCCAGGTGTTGTCTACCCAGAAAGGCATTCAGGTGGCCAATTCCTCGACGGCCGATGATGCCTTGGCGGAGCAATGGACGTATTGGGGCGGTGGGCATCAGCAGTGGCGGTTGGCGCGCAACACGGAGGGCTATTTCACCTTCACCAACCGCAATTCGGGCAAGGCCCTCACGGTTCGCAATGCCAGCACGGCTGAGGGAGCCCCCATCAGCCAGCTGACCCTGGGATCGGGACAACAGCAGCAGTGGAGTATTGAGGAGAAAACCTGTCCGACCGGGGCCAGAGTGGGCGCTTTGGAAACGGGGGTGTCGTTCAAACTATGGCCTAACCCAGCCCGCGACCATGTGCTGATCGACCTAAGCCCCGCTAGTGGCCAACCTATAGGACTACAACTTAACGATCTTATGGGCCGTACACTTGAGCAGACGCAGTTGGAGACTGCTCCTATAGAGCCGTACCGCGTCAACACGAGCCAATTGCCTGACGGCCTTTACCTGATTCGGCTTACGCCTGCCGGGCAATCGCCCACAACGTTGCGGCTGTTGATACAGCGCTAG
- a CDS encoding MFS transporter translates to MHIPQRNLIKPTEFICLMASIMLLTALAIDIILPTFGAVRHHFGLGPESTATAQLVTFFFLGQIGQIFFGVLSDRYGRLPVLRVGFLLYIGGCITTVMAPGLAWLLVARFIMGLGAGALFVSAIACVRDRFQGSEMARIMSLILTIFLTVPIVAPLLGSAILLVGPWQVVFLTPASFAIVFFIWSFRLSESLSEADRQPLALASLIQSIRRVWSNRIFVRYTAITTILFAGFSSYIGSSERMVGTIYGRPGLFVFIFASVGIIMALFTFLNAKLVARFGARRTVRSLLTVYWILASILLGLTILLKGPVNMFIFFGLIALLQGINVAAEPNSSALALEPMGSMAGMAASIYGTSYLVVGALGGSFIDRLLVNSVTPLPVAYFMGGLAAMLLVRTAPKR, encoded by the coding sequence ATGCACATCCCTCAGAGAAACCTGATTAAACCAACAGAATTCATTTGCTTGATGGCCTCAATTATGTTGCTGACCGCACTGGCCATTGATATTATTCTGCCCACCTTTGGTGCCGTTCGCCATCATTTCGGTCTGGGGCCAGAGTCAACCGCAACTGCTCAATTAGTTACGTTCTTTTTTCTTGGTCAAATTGGGCAGATTTTTTTTGGCGTACTCTCGGATCGCTATGGCCGCTTACCCGTACTGCGAGTTGGTTTTCTTCTCTATATAGGTGGGTGTATAACCACTGTAATGGCTCCTGGCTTGGCCTGGCTTCTGGTAGCACGCTTTATTATGGGATTAGGAGCAGGAGCTTTGTTTGTAAGTGCTATTGCCTGTGTTCGTGATCGATTTCAGGGGAGTGAAATGGCGCGTATCATGTCCCTGATTCTGACCATTTTTCTGACTGTGCCCATTGTGGCACCTTTGCTGGGTTCTGCCATCCTCCTTGTTGGGCCCTGGCAGGTAGTTTTTCTAACCCCAGCTAGTTTTGCAATTGTCTTCTTTATCTGGTCATTCCGGCTCAGTGAATCACTATCGGAAGCAGATCGGCAACCGTTAGCCTTAGCTTCACTGATACAGTCTATACGTCGAGTCTGGAGCAATCGGATTTTTGTCCGCTATACAGCTATTACGACCATCTTATTTGCTGGTTTTAGTTCTTATATAGGCAGTTCGGAACGCATGGTTGGTACAATTTATGGCCGTCCGGGGCTTTTTGTTTTCATCTTTGCGAGTGTGGGTATTATAATGGCTCTCTTCACATTCTTAAATGCCAAACTGGTTGCCCGGTTTGGCGCGCGTCGTACGGTACGGAGTCTGTTAACCGTTTACTGGATTCTGGCGAGTATCTTACTCGGGCTAACGATCCTGCTAAAAGGGCCAGTGAATATGTTTATCTTCTTTGGTCTCATAGCCCTTCTACAAGGGATCAATGTAGCTGCTGAGCCCAATAGTAGCGCGTTAGCGCTCGAACCCATGGGGTCAATGGCAGGTATGGCTGCGTCCATTTATGGGACCTCTTATCTAGTTGTAGGCGCACTGGGAGGCTCATTCATTGATCGGCTGCTGGTGAATTCGGTAACTCCTCTGCCAGTTGCCTATTTTATGGGCGGGCTGGCAGCTATGCTTTTGGTACGCACGGCTCCTAAACGCTAA